ATAGATGCTTGAAAAGGTAATGTGTAGAAAACACGCCCTTTGCATCGCTTCAATAAAAAGTCTGTTTTTCCTGCTCCTGTTGGTGCTACGACAATCGTATGCTGTCTATTATCTTCTGTATTAATTTGAGAAAGTGGATACAATTTGCTTCCTCGATTAGGGTTGTTATAAAAACTTAAATCAGGGATGGCGAAAAGATCTTTTAAATTGGCTTGGGTATCATTGATAAAAGCAGAAGCAAAATGGTCTGCTGACATTAACAAACCCCGTAAAGGCGACCATCCCCACTTTTTGTTTTCGCAATACTCCAAAACATATTCCAAGGTTTCCTCTGCTTCTTTTTGGGGAATGGGTCTTATTTCAAATCCAAATGTTTTTAATATTTCTAAGCCGTACACACTCCAATCATCCCAATCCTTTAAATGATTTCTTTTCCAAAACCTTTCATTTTCTTCTAAATCCAAAATGCCTTTTAACCGCTTATCATTTTCGATTGATTTGTGGTGGCCTACCACCATATCTATAATAACATTCCATTCACTTTTTGGAAATAGAGGCAAAAAACCCATTGATGACAATTCATGACGATGGGTATAATTCCATTCGTCTTTTTCCATTAAAGATTGAAAGGATAAATTTTCGCTGATTTTATGTTGAAAATGCACATGAGCTTTTCCTAAATCGTGTAATGCTGCCGCTTTAATAGCCAAGTTTATATCAAAATCAAATTGATATTTTTCGGCGAAGATTTCAACGGCCCAGGCGACATGCTGCGTATGTTCTAATAGTGTGGTGCCGCCCCTGTCTACGCTTTTTGCCAATATTTCGTTTAATGATTTCATGGATATCAGGTTAAGCTTTGACGAATTGGATTTCCAAATATTTTTAATTGTCCATACATTTCTTTCACATCATCAAAGCGATTGTGCCCTACTTTAAACATGGCGTTCTTATCACCCTCAAAAAGCAATTCAAAACCATCAATTTCATCAAATTCAATATCGGATAATTTTAATATTTCAATTGGGTGCATCACATCTTCATTCCTGCAAAGGCAAATATGTTGCTCCATTGCCTCTTTTGCATCTTGTTCATTTTCAAATGCTAAATACAAGTTAGGCTCCAACATAACCCCTCGATCAATAATCGCAAGATTTGTTTTCCATTTGCCTTTGTCCCGTTTAGCTGAAAATCCTCCTTTCGACCAGGTCCTTTCCTGTTGTACATCAATTTCTAAATAATTCAATCGATGTCGTTTTATTTTTTGAATGCCATTGACCTTCAATAATTCAGGGAAAATCTTTTTTTCCATACCTTCCACAATCGACGGGGTTAAAAACTGCTGCGAAAAAGTTTCGCTATCTCTTACTGCAGTCCAGGGTTTGATAAAACCAAAATGACCAATATATTTTACCACATAATACATGACTACTATTTTTTAATTATCAAAGCTGGGGTTGATTCATTTTATTCAAATTACTCTATCTCAATCTCAATCAATCTCAGTCAATCTCAGTCAATCTCAATCTCCTCACCATCCCCATCCCCGCAGCGCTATTCTGCCCTCCGAATCCGGCGAAATACCCCATTTCGATCATCTCAACGGGGGCTGTAATTTCAAAATCATAAAGATAGCCGCGTTTGTTGCTGCCTTTGATATGGAGCATTTTCGATCGGGGGCGTGATAGCAGCCGGAATGAGTGGGAAAAAACAAGATTTTCCAAGGGGCCTGTGCTGTAATTCAGGGCACTTATTTTGCGTTGCAGGTTCTGAAAAAAAATGGCTTCATAGCCTTCATCTTCAGGAGAAAGGAACTGCCCGTTTTTATCGCCTTCCACATTTTGACTGATGAAAACGGGAGTCATCGTTTTGAACCGCATAGTGTTGGTGAATGCAGGATTTTGTAGGATTTCAATGGCTGACACCTCAAAATCAACCTGGTGGTTTAGATCGCCGAGGGAAAATTTCTGGTTTTGAAATAGTCCGGTGATCAGGTGTTTTAGGGTTTCATCCACAAAAAAGGATAATTCGAGCACAGTGGGTGGTTTTGAAAGAATAAATAACTGTCTTTTGGGGTCAATATCAAACCATTGGGGTTGGAGCGAGCTAAATGTAAAAAGTTTGTATTTCTTGCCGCCGAAACCGAATCCATTCTCATGGAGCCAGTTGGCAAATTCCTGATCTGCATTACCCAGCGTTTTATAAATCCAGGCAGAGATCAGGTAATTATAGTTGATCGGCAATGCCTGATTGGGTTTATGTTGAAGGATTAATTTTAGTCTCATTTTAATTATTTTTTTGATGATACAAAGATATTCACAGGGGGTCGAACCTATTTCATTACCCCTATGAATGGATGAAAAAAATTAAAATTTCATATTATTGACTTCATTTTTGAGGTGGATAATCAGCTGTTCCGGATAGACGACTTCCACCAATTGGTGGTAAAATCCCAGGATAAAATTGGTCAGGCCTAAAAAATTGTGATTCACATTGCATTGAAAATCGTAGATGTCCTCCTCATTGGCCTCTGTGATATAGGATTTGGTTAAAGGGAATCGCTCTTCCAATTCATTTTTGGCACCGATTTTTAATTTTAGGTGAACCAAAACCTGTTCATTATCCACAATGCGAAAAGGATCCGTCCGCATGATGTTGTGATGCCCTTCAAATTGCCAGTCTGTATCGGTAAGCTGCACTCTTTTTATTCGGGAAAAGCGAAAGTGACGTAAAATCTTTTTATCCACATCAAATGCCTGTAGGGTATCTTCCGGAGGGCTAACATGAAAAGGCTCCACGAACCTATCTGAAATGATATTGCTGTTGGATGAACTGTAATCCCTCAGGATGACTACTTTTTTTTCCTTTTGCCCCTGGAGCAGTAAATCGAGTTTGGTGAGGTGTGGTTTTCTCAGATAGGCATATCCAAGCCTTTGATAGTCATAGAGGGAGGCGAGTTTCTTTTTTAAATTTGCTGCTCTTTCTGTATGCTGAGCAATTTGGTCGATCGCCAGATGTAATAAAGCCTGGTCTTCTTTAGAAAAATGCAATAGGTCTTTGAGTTGTTTTAAAGGTTTGTCAATGACAAAGCCATACCGGTGCCGTTCATCTGTTCTAAGACTGAATCCCGCATTTTTAAGATCTCTAAAACCGT
This sequence is a window from Lewinellaceae bacterium. Protein-coding genes within it:
- the cas6 gene encoding CRISPR-associated endoribonuclease Cas6, with translation MRLKLILQHKPNQALPINYNYLISAWIYKTLGNADQEFANWLHENGFGFGGKKYKLFTFSSLQPQWFDIDPKRQLFILSKPPTVLELSFFVDETLKHLITGLFQNQKFSLGDLNHQVDFEVSAIEILQNPAFTNTMRFKTMTPVFISQNVEGDKNGQFLSPEDEGYEAIFFQNLQRKISALNYSTGPLENLVFSHSFRLLSRPRSKMLHIKGSNKRGYLYDFEITAPVEMIEMGYFAGFGGQNSAAGMGMVRRLRLTEID
- a CDS encoding WYL domain-containing protein, whose product is MKKEHEHGSKTRILLIQRAILEQPYRYTIKQLADQFGVNPDTIRNGFRDLKNAGFSLRTDERHRYGFVIDKPLKQLKDLLHFSKEDQALLHLAIDQIAQHTERAANLKKKLASLYDYQRLGYAYLRKPHLTKLDLLLQGQKEKKVVILRDYSSSNSNIISDRFVEPFHVSPPEDTLQAFDVDKKILRHFRFSRIKRVQLTDTDWQFEGHHNIMRTDPFRIVDNEQVLVHLKLKIGAKNELEERFPLTKSYITEANEEDIYDFQCNVNHNFLGLTNFILGFYHQLVEVVYPEQLIIHLKNEVNNMKF